A region from the Vulpes lagopus strain Blue_001 chromosome 5, ASM1834538v1, whole genome shotgun sequence genome encodes:
- the VANGL1 gene encoding vang-like protein 1: MDTESTYSGYSYYSSHSKKSHRQGERNRERHKSPRNKDGRGSEKSVTIQAPTGEPLLANDSTRAEEVQDDNWGETTTAITGTSEHSISQEDIARISKDLEDSVGLDCKRYLGLTVASVLGLLVFLTPIAFILLPPILWRDELEPCGTICEGLFISVAFKLLILLIGTWALFFRKQRADVPRVFVFRALLLVLVFLFVVSYWLFYGVRILDSRDRNYQGIVQYAVSLVDALLFIHYLAIVLLELRQLQPMFTLQVVRSTDGESRFYSLGHLSIQRAALVVLENYYKDFTIYNPNLLTASKFRAAKHMAGLKVYNVDGPSNNATGQSRAMIAAAARRRDSSHNELYYEEAEHERRVKKRRARLVVAVEEAFIHIQRLQAEEQQKAPGEVMDPREAAQAIFPSMARALQKYLRTTRQQHYHSMESILQHLAFCITNSMTPKAFLERYLNAGPTLQYDKERWLSTQWRLVSDEAVTSGLRDGIVFVLKCLDFSLVVNVKRIPFIVLSEEFIDPKSHKFVLRLQSETSV, from the exons ggagagaaatagagagagacaCAAATCACCCCGGAATAAAGATGGCAGAGGGTCAGAAAAATCTGTCACCATTCAAGCTCCTACCGGAGAGCCCCTGTTGGCAAATGATTCTACTCGGGCAGAGGAAGTTCAG GATGACAACTGGGGAGAGACCACAACAGCCATCACGGGCACCTCAGAGCACAGCATATCCCAGGAGGACATTGCCAGGATCAGCAAGGACCTGGAGGACAGTGTGGGGCTGGACTGCAAGCGCTACCTGGGCCTCACTGTGGCCTCGGTCCTCGGACTTCTAGTGTTCCTCACGCCCATCGCCTTCATCCTGCTGCCCCCCATCCTGTGGCGGGACGAGCTGGAGCCCTGCGGCACGATTTGTGAGGGCCTCTTTATCTCCGTGGCGTTCAAGCTCCTCATCCTGCTCATCGGGACATGGGCGCTCTTTTTCCGCAAGCAAAGGGCCGACGTGCCGCGGGTTTTCGTGTTCCGCGCCCTGTTGTTGGTCCTCGTCTTCCTTTTTGTGGTCTCCTATTGGCTCTTCTACGGGGTTCGCATTCTGGACTCGCGGGACCGGAATTACCAGGGCATCGTGCAGTACGCCGTGTCCCTGGTGGACGCGTTGCTCTTCATCCATTACCTGGCCATCGTGCTGCTGGAGCTCAGGCAGCTGCAGCCCATGTTCACGCTGCAAGTGGTGCGATCCACCGACGGCGAGTCCCGGTTCTACAGCCTGGGACACCTCAG TATCCAGCGAGCAGCATTGGTGGTTCTGGAAAATTACTATAAAGATTTCACCATCTATAACCCCAATCTCCTAACAGCCTCCAAATTCCGAGCAGCCAAGCACATGGCCGGGCTGAAAGTCTACAATGTAGATG GCCCCAGTAACAATGCCACCGGTCAGTCCCGGGCCATGATCGCTGCAGCAGCTCGGCGCAGAGATTCAAGCCACAACGAGTTGTATTATGAAGAGGCAGAGCATGAGCGGCGGGTGAAGAAGCGGAGAGCAAG ACTGGTGGTCGCAGTGGAGGAGGCCTTCATCCACATCCAGCGGCTCCAGGCCGAGGAGCAGCAGAAAGCCCCAGGGGAGGTGATGGACCCACGGGAGGCCGCCCAGGCCATCTTCCCCTCCATGGCCCGGGCTCTGCAGAAGTACCTGCGTACCACTCGGCAGCAACACTACCACAGCATGGAGAGCATCCTGCAGCACCTGGCCTTCTGCATCACCAACAGCATGACCCCCAAG GCCTTTCTAGAACGTTACCTCAATGCGGGCCCTACCCTGCAATATGACAAGGAGCGCTGGCTCTCGACGCAGTGGAGGCTGGTTAGCGACGAGGCCGTGACGAGTGGACTGCGGGACGGAATCGTCTTCGTCCTGAAATGCTTGGACTTCAGCCTCGTGGTCAATGTGAAGAGAATTCCATTCATCGTGCTCTCAGAAGAGTTCATAGACCCCAAATCTCACAAGTTTGTCCTACGCTTGCAGTCCGAGACCTCGGTTTAA